Proteins from a single region of Pseudomonas phenolilytica:
- the arsJ gene encoding organoarsenical effux MFS transporter ArsJ, whose product MRALTRLSPEIRQYLLITGNYWAFTLTDGALRMLVVLHFHALGYTPLQIAALFLFYEIFGVVTNLVGGYLGARLGLNRTMNIGLGMQVAALLMLTVPAALLTVPWVMAAQALSGIAKDLNKMSAKSSIKLLVADGQQGTLYKWVAILTGSKNALKGVGFFLGGALLAVLGFQGALLAMAAVLALIWFASLALLKQDLGKAKAKPKFRDLLSKSRAINVLSAARLFLFGARDVWFVVALPVYLASVFGWDVWQVGGFLAVWVIGYGVVQSLAPYLTGKRRGQAPGGRAAFAWAVPLAALPAAIALGLAGGWPAQTVLIVGLLAFGALFAVNSALHSYLIVSYAKVDGVSLDVGFYYMSNALGRLLGTLLSGWVYQAYGLTACLWISSAFVLFAALVSLGLPRQHA is encoded by the coding sequence ATGCGCGCCCTCACCCGCCTCTCTCCCGAAATCCGCCAGTACCTACTGATCACCGGCAATTACTGGGCATTCACCCTCACCGATGGCGCGCTGCGCATGCTGGTGGTGCTGCATTTTCATGCGCTGGGCTATACGCCGCTGCAGATCGCGGCGTTGTTCTTGTTCTACGAAATCTTCGGGGTGGTGACCAATCTGGTGGGTGGCTATCTCGGCGCACGCCTGGGGCTCAATCGCACCATGAACATCGGCCTGGGCATGCAGGTGGCGGCGTTGCTGATGCTCACGGTGCCAGCCGCGCTGCTCACCGTACCCTGGGTGATGGCCGCGCAGGCGCTGTCCGGCATTGCCAAAGACCTCAACAAGATGAGCGCCAAGAGTTCGATCAAGCTGCTGGTGGCCGACGGACAGCAAGGCACGCTGTACAAGTGGGTGGCGATCCTCACCGGCTCGAAGAATGCGCTCAAGGGCGTCGGTTTCTTTCTTGGCGGCGCCCTGCTCGCCGTGCTCGGTTTCCAGGGCGCGCTGCTGGCGATGGCAGCCGTGCTGGCGCTGATCTGGTTCGCCAGCCTGGCGCTCCTGAAGCAGGACCTCGGCAAAGCCAAGGCCAAGCCGAAGTTTCGCGATCTGTTGTCCAAGAGCCGGGCGATCAACGTGCTGTCGGCCGCGCGGCTGTTCCTGTTCGGTGCGCGCGACGTGTGGTTCGTCGTTGCCCTGCCGGTCTATCTCGCCAGCGTGTTCGGTTGGGATGTCTGGCAGGTCGGCGGTTTCCTCGCCGTCTGGGTGATCGGCTACGGCGTGGTGCAGAGCCTTGCGCCTTACCTCACCGGCAAGCGCCGAGGTCAGGCACCGGGTGGCCGCGCCGCCTTTGCCTGGGCGGTGCCGCTCGCTGCGTTACCGGCAGCCATCGCGCTGGGCCTCGCCGGCGGTTGGCCAGCGCAGACCGTGCTGATCGTCGGCCTACTGGCATTCGGTGCCCTGTTCGCGGTGAATTCCGCGCTGCACAGTTACCTGATCGTCAGTTATGCCAAGGTTGACGGCGTGTCGCTGGACGTCGGCTTCTACTACATGTCCAACGCCCTCGGCCGGTTGCTCGGCACGCTGCTTTCCGGCTGGGTCTATCAGGCCTATGGACTCACGGCCTGCCTGTGGATTTCCAGTGCATTCGTCCTGTTCGCCGCGCTGGTTTCCCTCGGCCTGCCACGTCAGCACGCGTAG
- a CDS encoding efflux RND transporter permease subunit, translated as MIAALIRWSVVNRFLVLLATLLMTAVGIWSLRTTPIDALPDLSDVQVIIRTPYPGQAPQIVENQITYPLTTTMLSVPGAKTVRGYSFFGDSFVYVLFEDGTDLYWARSRVLEYLSQVQSRLPDGAKPSLGPDATGVGWIYQYALVDRSGTHDLAQLRSLQDWFLKFELITLPNVAEVATIGGMVRQYQVLLDPLKLASFGITQAQVTEAIGSANQETGGAVLELAETEYMVRASGYLQTLDDFRQIPLQLSAAGVPVTLGDVAHIQLGPEMRRGIAEMDGEGETVGGVIILRSGKNARETLAAVHAKLDELKKSLPQGVEIVTTYDRSQLIDRAVHNLSFKLLEEFIVVALVCGLFLWHLRSSLVAIVSLPIGVLLAFAVMRYQGINANIMSLGGIAIAIGAMVDAAVVMIENAHKKAEAWRHANPGRTLEGEEHWRVMTEAAQEVGPALFFCLLIITLSFIPVFTLEAQEGRLFGPLAFTKTYAMAAAAGLSVTLVPVLMGYWIRGRLPDETRNPLNRGLIRVYRPALDAVLEYPKTTLVAALLILATTLWPMTRLGGEFLPPMDEGDLLYMPSALPGLSAQKAAQLLQQTDRMIRTVPEVATVFGKAGRAESATDPAPLEMFETTIQFKPREQWRAGMTPEKLVEELDRAVQVPGLTNIWIPPIRNRIDMLATGIKSPIGVKIAGANLEEIDRVSQQVEAIAKTVPGVSSALAERLVGGRYIDIDIDRQDAARYGLNIADVQAIVAGAIGGETVGETVEGLARYPISVRYPREWRDSPQALEQLPILTPQGAQITLGSVARVRISDGPPMLRSENARLSGWVYVDVRGRDIASVVADLRQAVSAGVELQPGMSLSYSGQFEYLERANERLKLVVPATLLIIFVLLYLTFGRIDEALLIMLTLPFALTGGVWFLYLMGYNLSVATGVGFIALAGVAAEFGVIMLLYLKHAWSDRQEADRHDEAALCEAIREGAVQRVRPKAMTVAVIVAGLLPILLGAGTGSEVMSRIAAPMVGGMLSAPLLSLFVLPAAYRLMRRPRR; from the coding sequence ATGATCGCCGCGCTGATTCGCTGGTCGGTGGTCAACCGCTTTCTGGTACTGCTGGCGACGCTGCTGATGACCGCGGTGGGCATCTGGTCGCTGCGCACCACGCCAATCGACGCGCTGCCGGACCTGTCCGACGTGCAGGTGATCATCCGCACGCCGTATCCGGGACAGGCGCCGCAGATCGTCGAGAACCAGATCACTTATCCGCTGACCACCACCATGCTCTCGGTGCCCGGGGCAAAGACGGTGCGCGGCTATTCGTTCTTCGGCGACAGCTTCGTCTACGTGCTGTTCGAGGATGGCACCGACCTGTACTGGGCGCGCTCACGAGTGCTGGAGTACCTGAGCCAGGTGCAGAGCCGGTTGCCGGACGGCGCCAAACCGTCGCTGGGCCCGGACGCGACCGGTGTCGGCTGGATCTACCAGTACGCGCTAGTCGACCGCAGCGGCACGCACGACCTGGCGCAACTGCGCAGCCTGCAGGACTGGTTCCTCAAGTTCGAGCTGATCACCCTGCCGAACGTCGCCGAGGTCGCCACCATCGGCGGCATGGTCCGCCAATACCAGGTGCTGCTCGACCCGCTGAAGCTGGCCAGCTTCGGCATAACCCAGGCGCAGGTGACCGAGGCCATCGGCAGCGCCAACCAGGAAACCGGCGGTGCGGTGCTGGAACTCGCGGAAACCGAGTACATGGTGCGCGCCTCGGGCTACCTGCAGACGCTCGACGACTTCCGCCAGATTCCGTTGCAGCTCAGCGCCGCCGGGGTGCCGGTGACGCTCGGCGATGTCGCGCACATTCAGCTCGGCCCGGAGATGCGCCGCGGCATCGCCGAAATGGACGGTGAAGGGGAAACCGTCGGTGGCGTGATCATCCTGCGCAGCGGCAAGAACGCGCGGGAAACCCTGGCGGCCGTGCATGCCAAGCTCGACGAGTTGAAGAAGAGCCTGCCGCAGGGCGTGGAGATCGTCACTACCTACGACCGCAGCCAGCTGATCGACCGCGCGGTGCACAACCTGAGCTTCAAGCTACTGGAGGAGTTCATCGTCGTCGCACTGGTTTGCGGGCTGTTCCTCTGGCACCTGCGCTCATCGCTGGTGGCCATTGTCTCGCTGCCGATCGGCGTGCTGCTGGCCTTTGCGGTGATGCGTTACCAGGGCATCAACGCCAACATCATGTCGCTGGGCGGCATTGCCATCGCCATCGGCGCGATGGTCGATGCAGCGGTGGTGATGATCGAGAACGCGCACAAGAAGGCCGAGGCCTGGCGGCATGCCAATCCCGGCCGGACACTGGAAGGCGAGGAGCACTGGCGGGTGATGACCGAGGCGGCGCAGGAGGTCGGCCCGGCGCTGTTCTTCTGCCTGCTGATCATCACGCTGTCATTCATACCGGTGTTCACCCTCGAAGCGCAGGAAGGCCGGCTGTTCGGCCCGCTGGCGTTTACCAAGACCTACGCGATGGCTGCTGCTGCCGGGCTTTCGGTGACGCTGGTGCCGGTGCTGATGGGCTACTGGATTCGCGGCCGGCTGCCGGATGAGACGCGCAATCCGCTCAACCGCGGACTGATCCGGGTTTACCGGCCGGCGCTCGACGCGGTGCTGGAGTATCCGAAAACCACCCTGGTCGCCGCGCTGCTGATCCTGGCGACCACGCTGTGGCCGATGACTCGGCTGGGCGGCGAGTTCCTCCCGCCGATGGACGAGGGCGACCTGCTCTACATGCCGTCGGCACTGCCGGGGCTGTCGGCGCAGAAGGCCGCGCAGCTGTTGCAGCAGACCGACCGGATGATTCGCACGGTGCCGGAAGTTGCCACGGTGTTCGGCAAGGCCGGGCGCGCCGAGTCGGCTACCGACCCGGCGCCGCTGGAAATGTTCGAGACCACCATTCAGTTCAAACCGCGCGAGCAGTGGCGCGCCGGCATGACCCCGGAGAAACTGGTGGAGGAGCTGGACCGCGCGGTGCAGGTGCCGGGACTGACCAATATCTGGATTCCCCCGATCCGCAACCGCATCGACATGCTTGCCACCGGCATCAAGAGCCCCATCGGGGTCAAGATCGCCGGCGCCAATCTGGAGGAAATCGACCGGGTCAGCCAGCAGGTCGAAGCCATTGCCAAGACAGTGCCGGGCGTCAGTTCGGCGCTCGCTGAGCGATTGGTCGGCGGGCGCTACATCGATATCGACATCGACCGTCAGGACGCCGCGCGCTACGGGCTGAACATCGCTGACGTGCAGGCCATCGTCGCCGGCGCCATCGGCGGCGAAACCGTCGGCGAAACAGTGGAAGGCCTGGCGCGTTACCCGATCAGCGTGCGTTACCCGCGTGAATGGCGCGACTCGCCGCAGGCTCTGGAGCAGTTGCCGATCCTTACGCCACAGGGCGCGCAGATCACCCTCGGCAGCGTGGCGCGGGTGCGTATCAGCGATGGCCCACCGATGCTGCGCAGCGAGAACGCGCGGCTGTCCGGCTGGGTGTACGTCGATGTGCGCGGGCGCGACATCGCCTCGGTGGTGGCGGACCTGCGGCAGGCGGTGAGCGCCGGCGTCGAACTGCAACCGGGCATGAGCCTGAGCTACTCCGGCCAGTTCGAGTACCTCGAACGCGCCAACGAGCGGCTCAAGCTGGTGGTACCGGCGACGCTGCTGATCATCTTCGTGCTGCTCTACCTGACCTTCGGGCGTATCGATGAGGCGCTGCTGATCATGCTCACGTTGCCGTTCGCGCTGACCGGTGGCGTCTGGTTCCTCTACCTGATGGGCTACAACCTGTCGGTGGCGACCGGCGTCGGCTTCATCGCCCTGGCCGGGGTGGCGGCGGAGTTCGGGGTGATCATGCTGCTGTACCTCAAGCATGCCTGGAGCGACCGTCAGGAGGCCGACCGGCATGACGAGGCGGCGCTGTGCGAGGCCATCCGCGAAGGCGCCGTGCAACGTGTGCGGCCCAAGGCGATGACCGTCGCGGTGATCGTCGCCGGTTTGCTGCCGATCCTGCTCGGTGCCGGTACCGGCAGCGAGGTGATGAGCCGCATCGCCGCACCGATGGTCGGTGGCATGTTGAGCGCGCCGCTGTTGTCGCTGTTCGTGTTGCCGGCGGCCTATCGGTTGATGCGCCGCCCGCGCCGCTAG
- a CDS encoding efflux RND transporter periplasmic adaptor subunit translates to MSQTVLKTGVLIAVTTALGLAGGYWLASRQPHAAPQDLTTSAASERKVLYWYDPMVPQQRFDQPGKSPFMDMDLVPRYADEADAAGAPAVRIDADITHNLGVRLATVSRGEPARNIEAVGVLGLNDRDVAVVQARAAGFVERVYRLAPGDVLTAGAPLVDLLIPEWVAAQEEFLALRRSGERALLDGARQRLRLVGMPAEAIRQLERSGRVQALQTVRAPIGGVLQELDVREGMNVGAGAPLARINGLDSVWLEVAVPEAQAGGIRTGQAATAHLPALPGEPIAGTVTAVLPEATAASRTLRVRVELPNAGGRLRPGLSARVELAEQGAQSALLIPSEAVIRTGKRALVMLAEAGGRYRPVEVQLGVDSGSQTAILQGLEEGQQVVASGQFLLDSEASLRGITAVAEQPAAAHEHADSAPVEPSTHAMHEPAMPMHAAQTPIVAALHEAEGRIVELTAQGVKVAHGPFKTLGMPGMTMRFAVKDAHLLHGVQVDDRVRFAVRETGAGLVIEQLERLP, encoded by the coding sequence ATGAGCCAGACCGTTCTCAAGACCGGCGTACTGATCGCCGTCACCACCGCGCTGGGGCTGGCTGGTGGCTACTGGTTGGCCTCGCGCCAGCCGCATGCCGCGCCGCAGGATCTAACCACCAGTGCCGCCAGCGAGCGCAAGGTGCTCTATTGGTACGACCCGATGGTGCCGCAGCAACGCTTCGACCAGCCGGGTAAATCACCGTTCATGGACATGGACCTGGTGCCACGTTACGCCGACGAGGCAGACGCCGCCGGCGCGCCAGCGGTGCGTATCGACGCCGACATCACCCACAACCTCGGCGTGCGTCTGGCCACGGTCAGCCGCGGCGAGCCGGCGCGCAACATCGAGGCCGTCGGGGTGCTGGGCCTCAATGATCGTGACGTGGCGGTGGTGCAGGCGCGCGCGGCAGGCTTCGTCGAGCGCGTCTACCGGCTAGCGCCGGGCGATGTGCTCACGGCCGGCGCGCCGCTGGTGGACCTGCTGATACCCGAATGGGTGGCGGCGCAAGAGGAATTTCTCGCGTTGCGCCGCAGCGGCGAACGCGCGCTGCTGGACGGTGCGCGCCAACGCCTGCGGCTGGTCGGCATGCCGGCCGAAGCGATCCGCCAGCTGGAGCGCTCCGGCCGGGTGCAGGCACTGCAGACCGTGCGTGCGCCCATCGGCGGTGTGCTGCAGGAACTGGACGTGCGCGAAGGCATGAACGTCGGCGCCGGCGCGCCGCTGGCGCGAATCAACGGGCTGGACAGCGTCTGGCTCGAGGTTGCGGTGCCTGAGGCGCAGGCCGGCGGCATTCGCACGGGGCAGGCGGCGACGGCGCATTTGCCGGCGCTGCCCGGTGAGCCAATCGCCGGCACGGTAACGGCGGTGCTGCCCGAGGCCACGGCGGCCAGCCGCACCCTGCGTGTACGGGTGGAACTGCCCAACGCCGGAGGTCGGTTGCGCCCAGGCCTTAGCGCGCGAGTCGAACTGGCCGAGCAGGGCGCGCAGAGTGCACTGCTGATCCCCAGCGAGGCGGTGATCCGCACCGGCAAGCGCGCGCTGGTTATGCTCGCCGAAGCCGGTGGCCGCTATCGCCCGGTGGAGGTGCAGCTCGGTGTCGACAGCGGCAGCCAGACTGCCATCCTGCAGGGGCTGGAGGAGGGCCAGCAGGTGGTCGCGTCCGGGCAGTTCCTGCTCGATTCTGAGGCCAGCCTGCGCGGCATCACTGCCGTTGCCGAGCAGCCGGCAGCGGCACATGAACATGCCGATTCCGCACCAGTCGAGCCTTCCACACACGCGATGCATGAGCCTGCTATGCCGATGCATGCGGCCCAGACGCCGATCGTCGCAGCGTTGCACGAGGCCGAAGGACGCATCGTCGAGCTCACCGCGCAGGGCGTGAAGGTCGCCCACGGCCCATTCAAGACCCTCGGCATGCCGGGCATGACCATGCGCTTTGCGGTGAAGGATGCTCATCTGCTGCACGGGGTGCAGGTCGATGACCGGGTGCGTTTCGCCGTGCGCGAGACTGGCGCCGGGTTGGTCATCGAGCAGCTGGAGCGGCTGCCATGA
- a CDS encoding TolC family protein, which yields MQSRLMRDIRVRAAVAACVLALPAAASALSFDEAQTLAQQQAPSLQAEAAKLQAARSDAVPAGELPDPKLLLGVQSVPIEGNDRWSLDRDGMTMSMVGLMQDVPNRDKRRARVEVANAAIQRAAAERVVEALNVRQATAQAWIASHTIERKLATFDALYAENRLLSETVRARIAGGRGQAADSVLPRQEAALLDERADELQRQRRQARAALARWIGEAASEPLEGSVPHWPLDAPALQRELHRHPQLQAYTPMTQQAQARIREATAEKKPDWSWEVDYLRRGQEFGDMVNLQVSFDLPLFTSTRQNPRIAARHAELNQLEAEREALERQFAEQLDNELAELDRLQRALTRTREVLLPLARERSELSLADYRAGRGELEALLTARRELIETRLKEIDLDGLQAIAASRLYFAYGDAQ from the coding sequence ATGCAATCCCGATTGATGCGAGACATTCGCGTGCGCGCCGCTGTGGCCGCGTGCGTTCTGGCGTTGCCGGCTGCCGCCAGCGCGCTGAGCTTCGACGAGGCCCAAACGCTGGCCCAGCAACAGGCGCCGTCCCTACAGGCCGAAGCGGCCAAACTGCAGGCCGCTCGTAGCGACGCCGTACCTGCCGGCGAACTGCCCGACCCGAAACTGTTGCTCGGCGTACAGAGCGTGCCGATCGAGGGCAACGACCGCTGGAGCCTGGACCGCGACGGCATGACCATGAGCATGGTCGGTCTGATGCAGGACGTGCCCAACCGCGACAAGCGCCGTGCCCGGGTCGAGGTGGCGAATGCCGCTATCCAGCGTGCCGCTGCCGAGCGCGTGGTCGAGGCACTGAACGTGCGCCAGGCCACTGCTCAGGCGTGGATCGCCAGTCACACCATCGAGCGCAAGCTGGCGACCTTCGACGCGCTCTACGCCGAGAATCGCCTGCTCAGCGAAACCGTGCGGGCGCGGATTGCCGGCGGACGCGGACAGGCCGCCGACAGCGTGCTACCGCGCCAGGAAGCGGCCTTGCTCGACGAGCGCGCCGACGAGCTGCAACGCCAGCGTCGGCAGGCCCGCGCCGCGCTCGCCCGCTGGATCGGCGAAGCCGCCAGCGAACCGCTGGAGGGCAGCGTGCCGCACTGGCCGCTCGACGCCCCGGCGCTGCAGCGCGAGCTGCACCGGCATCCGCAACTGCAGGCTTACACGCCGATGACGCAGCAGGCGCAAGCGCGTATCCGCGAGGCGACCGCGGAGAAGAAACCCGACTGGAGCTGGGAAGTGGACTATCTGCGCCGCGGCCAGGAATTCGGCGACATGGTCAACCTGCAGGTCAGCTTCGACCTGCCACTGTTCACCAGCACGCGGCAGAACCCGCGCATCGCCGCCCGGCACGCCGAACTCAACCAGCTGGAAGCCGAGCGCGAGGCGCTGGAGCGGCAGTTCGCCGAGCAACTGGACAATGAACTGGCCGAGCTCGACCGCCTGCAACGCGCTCTGACGCGCACCCGCGAGGTGCTGCTGCCGTTGGCGCGCGAGCGTAGCGAGCTCAGCCTGGCCGACTACCGTGCCGGCCGGGGCGAGCTGGAGGCGCTGCTGACGGCGCGTCGTGAACTGATCGAAACGCGTCTGAAGGAAATCGACCTCGATGGCCTGCAGGCCATCGCTGCCAGCCGCCTGTACTTCGCCTATGGAGATGCGCAATGA
- a CDS encoding hybrid sensor histidine kinase/response regulator, giving the protein MPKPSDEQQRALTQLLGFGSHSARKSHYPELLARLEELEAERNRYKWLFEHAVHGIFQASLQEGIRAANPALARMLGYETPEEALWALTDLSHHLFIGGEDELRQIRYTLSQQHGLFGYETRLRRRDGSAIYVLMNLLLKPDEDGLVEGFVADITERKLAQLRLLQLNEQLEQRVAERTCELRAARDAAEAANLSKDKYLAAASHDLLQPLNAARLLISTLRERKLPGEELNLVERAHQALEGAEDLLTDLLDISKLDQSAIKPDIDTYRLDEVLLPLVSEFQPVAAAAGLQLAHFIPAYAIQSDFRLLTRILRNFLSNACRYTEHGRVLLGARKRGAALRIEVWDTGRGIPAEQIQSVFLEFNQLNVERAAERRGVGLGLAIVDRIAKMLDYRIQVRSQPGRGSVFSIEVPLAEALPARTSEVLGGLPQLGNPLPGRRLLVLDNELSILHSMAALLGQWGCEALTATDEASALEVLQGHAPELILADYHLDLGVTGWEVVQALRLHFNAAIPLVMITADRSDECRKQLQGLGVPVLNKPVKAGKMRSVLSHLLGERPSADGA; this is encoded by the coding sequence ATGCCGAAGCCCTCTGACGAGCAGCAGCGGGCGCTGACCCAGCTGCTCGGCTTCGGCAGCCATTCGGCGCGCAAGAGCCATTACCCGGAGCTGCTGGCGCGTCTGGAAGAGCTGGAAGCCGAGCGCAATCGCTACAAATGGCTGTTCGAGCACGCCGTGCATGGCATTTTCCAGGCCAGCCTGCAGGAGGGCATTCGCGCGGCGAACCCGGCGCTGGCGCGGATGCTGGGGTACGAGACCCCGGAAGAAGCGCTGTGGGCGCTGACCGATCTTTCGCATCACCTGTTCATCGGTGGCGAGGATGAGCTGCGGCAGATTCGCTACACGCTGAGCCAGCAGCACGGTCTGTTCGGCTATGAAACGCGATTGCGGCGTCGGGATGGCAGCGCCATCTACGTGCTCATGAACCTGCTGCTCAAGCCCGACGAAGATGGCCTGGTGGAAGGCTTCGTCGCCGACATCACCGAGCGCAAGCTCGCCCAGCTGCGCTTGCTGCAGCTCAACGAGCAGCTCGAACAGCGCGTCGCCGAGCGTACCTGCGAGCTGCGCGCTGCGCGCGATGCCGCCGAAGCCGCCAACTTGAGCAAGGACAAGTACCTGGCCGCCGCCAGCCATGACCTGCTGCAACCGCTGAATGCCGCGCGCCTGCTGATCTCGACCCTGCGCGAGCGCAAGTTGCCCGGCGAGGAACTCAACCTCGTCGAGCGCGCACATCAGGCGCTGGAAGGTGCCGAAGACCTGCTCACCGATCTCTTGGATATTTCCAAGCTCGATCAGAGCGCGATCAAGCCGGATATCGACACTTATCGCCTGGACGAGGTGTTGTTGCCGCTGGTTTCCGAATTCCAGCCGGTCGCCGCGGCGGCTGGCCTGCAGTTGGCGCATTTCATTCCGGCGTACGCAATCCAAAGCGATTTCCGTCTGCTGACGCGCATCCTGCGCAACTTCCTCAGCAACGCCTGTCGCTACACCGAACACGGCCGGGTGCTGCTCGGTGCACGCAAGCGCGGCGCTGCGCTGCGCATCGAGGTCTGGGACACCGGGCGCGGTATTCCCGCCGAGCAGATACAGTCGGTCTTCCTCGAATTCAACCAACTCAACGTCGAGCGTGCCGCCGAGCGGCGCGGCGTCGGCCTGGGCCTGGCGATCGTCGATCGTATTGCCAAGATGCTCGACTACCGCATCCAGGTGCGCTCACAACCGGGTCGCGGCTCGGTCTTCAGTATCGAGGTGCCGCTGGCCGAGGCGTTGCCGGCGCGCACGAGCGAGGTGCTGGGCGGCCTGCCGCAGCTGGGTAATCCGCTGCCGGGGCGGCGCCTGCTTGTGCTCGACAACGAGCTCAGCATCCTCCACAGCATGGCCGCGCTGCTCGGCCAGTGGGGCTGCGAAGCGCTCACCGCAACCGACGAAGCCAGCGCCCTGGAAGTGCTGCAAGGGCACGCGCCGGAGCTGATCCTTGCCGACTATCACCTGGACCTCGGGGTCACCGGCTGGGAAGTGGTGCAGGCGCTGCGCCTGCACTTCAACGCGGCGATTCCGCTGGTGATGATTACCGCCGACCGCAGCGACGAGTGCCGCAAACAGCTGCAGGGGCTTGGCGTGCCGGTGTTGAACAAGCCCGTCAAGGCCGGCAAGATGCGCTCCGTGCTCAGCCACCTGCTCGGCGAACGACCGTCCGCGGACGGTGCCTGA
- the ercA gene encoding alcohol dehydrogenase-like regulatory protein ErcA: MSPNISLQRKFVSPEIVFGAGCRHSVGTCASNFGARKVLLVSDPGVVAAGWVADVQASLERQGVEHHLFTEVSPNPRCEEVMLGAEAYRNQGCNVIVAVGGGSPMDCAKGIGIVVAHGRHIIEFEGVDTLRIPSPPLILIPTTAGTSADVSQFVIISNQDERMKFSIVSKAAVPDVSLIDPETTLSMDPFLSACTGIDALVHAIEAFVSTGHGPLTDPHALEAMRLINGNLVQMISNPADLALREQIMLGSMQAGLAFSNAILGAVHAMSHSLGGYLDLPHGLCNAVLVEHVVAFNYDAAPDRFKVVAQTLGIDTRGLNHRQVRERLVSHLISLKQAIGFNESLGLHGVRLTDIPFLSHHAMQDPCILTNPRSSTQRDVEVVYAEAL, from the coding sequence ATGAGCCCGAATATCAGCCTTCAGCGTAAATTCGTATCCCCTGAAATTGTCTTCGGCGCCGGCTGTCGGCACAGCGTCGGTACCTGCGCGAGCAACTTCGGCGCGCGCAAAGTGTTGCTGGTGTCCGACCCCGGCGTGGTCGCCGCGGGCTGGGTGGCCGACGTGCAGGCCAGCCTGGAGCGCCAGGGCGTCGAGCACCACCTGTTTACCGAGGTGTCGCCGAACCCCCGTTGCGAGGAGGTGATGCTCGGCGCCGAGGCCTACCGTAACCAGGGCTGCAACGTGATCGTCGCCGTCGGTGGCGGTAGCCCGATGGATTGCGCCAAGGGCATCGGCATCGTCGTCGCTCACGGCCGCCACATCATCGAGTTCGAAGGCGTGGACACCCTGCGGATTCCCAGTCCGCCGCTGATCCTGATTCCCACCACTGCTGGCACTTCGGCGGACGTCTCGCAGTTCGTGATCATCTCCAATCAGGATGAGCGGATGAAGTTTTCCATCGTCAGCAAGGCCGCCGTGCCGGACGTCTCGCTGATCGACCCGGAAACCACCCTGAGCATGGACCCGTTCCTCTCCGCCTGTACCGGTATCGACGCGCTGGTGCATGCCATCGAGGCGTTCGTCTCCACCGGGCACGGCCCGCTGACCGATCCGCACGCGCTGGAGGCGATGCGCCTGATCAACGGCAATCTGGTGCAGATGATCAGCAACCCGGCCGACCTGGCACTGCGCGAGCAGATCATGCTCGGCAGCATGCAGGCGGGCCTGGCGTTCTCCAACGCCATTCTCGGCGCAGTGCACGCCATGTCGCACAGCCTCGGCGGTTATCTGGATCTGCCCCATGGCCTGTGTAACGCAGTGCTGGTCGAGCATGTGGTCGCGTTCAACTACGACGCCGCGCCGGACCGCTTTAAGGTGGTCGCGCAGACGCTGGGCATCGACACTCGCGGGCTGAACCACCGGCAGGTGCGCGAGCGGCTGGTCAGCCACCTGATCAGCCTCAAGCAGGCGATCGGCTTCAACGAAAGCCTTGGGCTGCACGGCGTGCGGCTGACCGACATTCCGTTCCTTTCCCACCATGCGATGCAGGACCCATGCATCCTCACCAATCCGCGCTCGTCGACACAGAGGGACGTCGAGGTCGTCTATGCCGAAGCCCTCTGA